The proteins below are encoded in one region of Candidatus Methylacidiphilales bacterium:
- the glf gene encoding UDP-galactopyranose mutase yields the protein MNKFDYLIVGAGFAGSVLAERLASQSGKSCLIVEKRNHIGGNAYDHTDSAGVLLHAYGPHYFRSNSDRIVKYLSQFTDWHPVEYKILSWTQGRYWQFPINLNTFEQLLGKPSTTEEMEKTLAQWRVPISSPANSEEVIVSQVGWKLYEMFFKNYTRKQWRRDPRELDAGVCGRIPIRTNRDDRYLSEKFQALPKEGYTRMFERMTAHPKIRILLNTDYREILPQVEYGHMIYTGPVDAFYDCCHGVLPYRSLRFEPETLPQEYYQPALQVNYPNDYDFTRIVEMKHATGQKLPVTTIVREYPEDFGPGMEPYYPVPAPDARALYEKYRLQTEAEKKVSFVGRLATYRYYNMDQVVGMALEEFEKLKSGGRGRLK from the coding sequence GTGAATAAATTTGATTATCTGATCGTGGGCGCCGGCTTTGCCGGATCTGTCCTGGCCGAGCGGCTGGCTTCCCAGTCAGGCAAATCCTGCCTGATCGTTGAAAAGCGCAACCACATCGGGGGAAATGCGTATGATCACACGGACAGCGCAGGCGTTTTGCTCCATGCCTACGGCCCGCATTATTTCCGCAGCAACTCGGACCGTATCGTCAAATACCTCAGCCAGTTTACGGACTGGCACCCGGTCGAATACAAAATCCTGTCGTGGACCCAGGGCCGTTACTGGCAGTTCCCTATCAACCTGAACACATTCGAGCAGTTGCTGGGAAAACCTTCCACGACGGAGGAAATGGAAAAAACCCTGGCGCAGTGGCGCGTGCCGATATCAAGTCCGGCGAATTCGGAAGAGGTCATTGTTTCCCAGGTGGGATGGAAGTTGTATGAGATGTTTTTCAAAAATTACACCCGCAAACAATGGCGCCGCGACCCCAGGGAGCTCGATGCCGGCGTCTGCGGGCGCATTCCGATCCGCACCAACCGGGATGACCGTTATTTATCTGAAAAATTCCAGGCGCTGCCCAAGGAAGGATACACCCGGATGTTTGAGCGCATGACGGCGCATCCGAAGATCCGGATTCTCCTCAACACGGATTATCGCGAAATCCTGCCGCAGGTGGAATACGGGCACATGATTTATACAGGGCCGGTGGATGCCTTTTACGACTGCTGCCACGGCGTCTTGCCGTACCGCTCCCTGCGTTTCGAACCCGAAACCCTGCCCCAGGAATATTACCAACCTGCGCTGCAGGTGAATTATCCGAACGACTACGATTTCACACGGATCGTGGAAATGAAACACGCGACCGGCCAGAAACTGCCGGTGACGACGATTGTGCGGGAATATCCTGAAGATTTCGGGCCCGGCATGGAGCCGTATTACCCCGTACCTGCGCCCGATGCCCGGGCGCTGTATGAAAAATACCGGCTACAAACCGAGGCGGAGAAAAAGGTCAGTTTTGTCGGCCGGCTTGCGACGTACCGCTATTACAATATGGACCAGGTGGTGGGCATGGCGCTTGAGGAGTTCGAGAAGTTGAAATCGGGAGGGCGAGGCCGCCTGAAATAA